The nucleotide sequence TCGCATTCCCAATTCTGTGGGCAAATCGTAATTTTTGGCTCTTTTCGTTCTAAAATCGACCTCCTGTAGAGCCACCAAATCAGGTTGGTAATAGTTGATCACTCCTGCAATGGTATCCAAATTAAAATCGTTCTTCGTCGTGGCCCCATGTAGGATGTTAAAACTCATCACCCTTAGTGTATCTGCCTGTGCTAAACTACAATAAGAAGTGCTTCCAAAAAAAACGAAAAGAAGTAATTTTGAGAGGTGATATTTCATTTTCACAATTAAAAATTAGGGTCGAAAATATGTGTTTTCCGACCCTTATTTATACTAATCTATTAGATTCCTGCTACCGTTTTTATCTCGCCTATTATTCTATCTGCCAAGCCATCTGCTTCGGTCTGACTTTTGGCTTCCGTGTAGATTCGGATGATGGGCTCCGTATTGGATTTACGCAAGTGTACCCAATTCTCCGGAAAATCTATCTTTACCCCGTCAATTGTAGAAATTTCCTCATTTTTATATTTCTCCGCCATAGCCACTAGAATACCGTCTACATCCAAGCCAGGTGTAAGTTCAATCTTCTTTTTGCTCATAAAATAACTAGGGTAGCTGGCTCTTAGATCGCTTACGGTACCTCCCCTTTCCGCCATCAACATTAAAAATAGGGCCGTTCCCACTAGGGAGTCCCTACCATAATGACTTTCAGGATAAATAATACCGCCATTGCCCTCACCACCTATAATGGCCTTATTGGCCTTCATTTTAGTCACCACGTTTACTTCACCTACGGCAGCGGCTTCATAAGTGCCCCCGTGTTTTTCAGAAATATCCCTTAAGGCTCTTGAAGAGGATAGATTGGAAACAGTATTTCCTTTGGTTTTTCCTAATACATAATCTGCACAGGCTACCAAAGTATATTCCTCCCCGAACATTTCCCCTTCATTGGTGATGAACGCCAGGCGATCCACATCCGGATCCACAACGATTCCGAAATCGGCCTTTTCCTTTACCACCAATTCACAAATATCTCCCAAATGTTCTTTTAGAGGTTCTGGGTTATGGGGAAAATGCCCTGTGGGATCACAGTACAGCTCCACTACTTCTACCCCCAATTCCTTTAAAAGTTTAGGTATGGCAATGCCACCGGTAGAATTTACCCCGTCTACCACTACTTTAAACTTGGCCGCACGTATAACATCCGCATCCACTAAAGAAAGGTCCAACACCTCATCTATATGGATATCGATATAGGAGTCATTCCTATTAACGGTTCCCAAATCATCTACCTCTGAGAAATTAAAGGCTTCCTTTTCTGCAATATCCAATATTTTGGCACCTTGGGCTGCATCCAAAAATTCCCCTTTCTCATTTAGAAGTTTAAGGGCGTTCCATTGCTTTGGATTATGGCTGGCCGTAAGGATAATTCCTCCATCGGCCTTTTCCAAGGGAACCGCTATTTCTACGGTCGGTGTGGTGGACAGGTCCAGGTCTATCACATCTATTCCCAGTCCTACAAGGGTTGATACTACCAAATTCTGGATCATTTCTCCGGAAAGTCTAGCATCACGGCCAATAACTACCGTTAGTTTTTCCTTTTTAGAGTATTCTTTTAACCAAACACCATAAGCAGCCGCAAATTTAACCGCATCAATAGGTGTGAGATTGTCTCCAGGCCTACCGCCAATGGTACCCCGTATTCCGGAAATAGATTTTATTAAAGTCATATTTATTTATAAATTTTTACAAATATAAAAGGTTAGGTTTAAATCCTATGCCGCTAAGTTGTAAATTCGAGGTTAATAAACTTCAACCGAGGTCAATGAATTTTTTAGCACACCTATATCTATCTTTTGAAGACGACCAGATTACTATTGGGAATTTTATAGCAGACAGTATTCGGGGCAATAAATACAAGCACCTACCCGAAAAAATTCAAAAAGGAATTGTACTGCACCGTGCAATTGACACTTATACGGACAAGCACCCCATTGTAAGGCAGAGCACTAAACGACTGCACGAGAACTACAGTCATTACAGCGGTGTAATTGTCGACATTTTCTATGACCACTTTCTAGCCAAGAATTGGTCGGAATACGCCGATACCCCATTGCCCCACTTTGTGGACAATTTTTATGATCTCTTGGAAAACCATTACGATATACTTCCCATAGGTGTAAAACGCATGATGCCTTATATGATTGCGGATAATTGGATTTTGAATTATGCCAAAATGGAAGGAATATCGAGGGTTTTGAATGGAATGAATAGACGGACCCAAAATAAATCCAAAATGAATTTTGCTATTTTGGACCTTGAGGAACATTATGCCGATTTTGAAAAGGAATTTACCTATTTTTTTGATGAACTGATTATTTTTTCCAAACAGAAATATCTCAACTTGCGATAAATGTCAAGAATTTCCAGACAAAACCAACGCATTCATTGTTAAGGGACAATCATGATTTTTTTCATCTAAATATAGTATTACATTACTATAAATAAGTACCTTTAAGCTTCATTCTCCAATTTGGGAATGCTCCCCCAAATACTTATAGTTTCCCTTTATATTCATTTCCCCTCACAGTTAGTCCTCTTAACATTGTACAAACAATGGCGTGCGCTTTTATCTAAAACTTTATCTAAAATCAACAACTATGAAATTTAAACATTTAAACTACATTGGAATAGGATTGATCTTTCTCCTAATGCTTCTAAGCTGTAGTCCTGAGTCAACAATCGATGATACTCTGGAACCCGTCAATAGCAAGGCCCTCTTAAAATCGAACACTTTCTATGGCCCCCAAATATCTTTGGGGAAAGGTCATGTACGGTCATGGATAATGATTGCAAAAGACGGCACTCCAGAAGAATTGGGTGTGGAAATGTCCAAAAATTTACTAAACCAACTGCCCGAAGGTGATGATCCTGTGCAATTGGTCCTACCACTTCACAAGAAAGCAAAAGAAAATACCCCTTTTGATCATGTCTTTTTTGACTGGAATCCTCATGGACATGAACCAGATGGTGTGTTTACAGTGCCTCATTTTGATGTGCACTTTTATTTGACATCAGTAGCCGCGCGGGAGGCAATTCCTACCTACCCCGAAGCAAAGCCTCAGTTTGACAATTATCCGCCACCAGGCTACCTGCCTGTTGACTATATAACTCCGCCGGACGGTGGTACGGCAGTGCCTATGATGGGTACCCATTGGATACCATTGAGCTTTGCTCCCCCATTTACCAATATACTGCTATATGGAACTTACGATGGGGAGGTAACCTTTGTGGAACCTATGAATACTCTAGCATATATAAATAGTGGGGTTCCTTTCAGCGAAGCCTATTCGCAACCTACAAAATTTGCAAAAACCGGCTATTATCCAACGGTCTATAATGTTTATCAAAATTCAAAGAATCAAAGGCAAATTATCTCTTTAAGCGAATTCGTGCATCGACAAGCCGAATAGAAAAGATAAAAAGAGGCTGTCTAAAAAGTCAAGACAGCCTCTTTTTTATTCGGGTAGGTATCGGAGAACTATTCTCAAATACGCAAATTATGGAGGGGTTGAAATACTTTTTAGCCGCCCTCTTTTTTATGCGAATTTTTCAATTACCTAAACTAATTTCCCATGAAATCGCCAACAAAAAGAAGATTGGCCCTATTCTATTGACAAGGCGCTCATTTAACTAGCTGCCTTATACCTATTCCCATTTATTCAATCCTATAGTAAATTAATTATAATATTGTCCAAATTTACCGGGGGATTAATGATTATCGATAAATATCTTTTCAATAATATCATATAATTCAAATTTAATTGGAATATGACTATCTTTTTGGAAAATTTTTAGTCTATGATCCGTATAACTGGTTTCTTGCTTGGAATACTTCTATTTATCAATTGCAGGAACGTACCCGACCCCATACCTACAGGCCTAGTTACCGAAAAAGCAATGGTTGTCTCTGCCAGAGCGGAGGCCTCCAAAATTGGATCGGACATCCTCCAAAAGGGAGGTAATGCCTTTGATGCTATGATTGCTACGGAACTGGCTCTTGCCGTGTCCTATCCCTATGCCGGAAATATTGGTGGCGGAGGTTTTATGGTATTTAGGAAAGCCAATGGGGAAACAGGAGGTTTGGACTACCGCGAAAAAGCACCTTTGGCTGCGCATGCAGATATGTATTTGGATTCTTTGGGAAATGTAATTCCGGGTATAAGTACTTTGGGAGCCACGGCCGTAGGGGTTCCTGGTACAGTGGCCGGTGTAATTGCCGTCCACGAAAAATTTGGATCCCTATCCCTAAAAGAAATCATGGCGCCAGTTATTGAGCTGGCCAAAAAAGGCGTAGTTGTTACCGAAAATCAGGCCAAAAGATTGGAAAACTATCGTGACATTTTTATGGAAGTGAATAGTGATACGACTTTTTTTGCCACTGTTTACAAGACGGGCGATACCATAAAATACCCCGCTTTGGCAAATACCCTTCAAAAAATTTCCGATCAGGGTAAAGATGGATTTTACAAAGGGGAAGTTGCAGAAAAATTGGCCAGTTTTATCCAGGCCAAAGGCGGTTATCTTACTATTGAAGATCTTGAAAAATATGAAGCCAAATGGAGATCTCCAATTACGTTCAATTATAAGGACCTAAAAATCATATCCATGAGCCCCCCCAGTAGTGGTGGGTTTACGATAAATCAAATTTTTAAGATGATGGAACTCTATGACCTATCCAGCTATGGGCATAATTCGGTAAAATCCATTCAACTGTTTACAGAGGCTGCCCGTAGGGCCTATGCCGATAGAAACTACTTTCTGGGGGACCCGGATTTTGTGGAAATCCCTTTAATGGAACTTTTGTCGGACCAATACCTGCAAGAAAGAATGCAAAATTTTTCTTTTGATAAAGCTACCAAATCCTCGGAAGTATCCCATGGGGAGGTACAAATTGTAGAAAGCGACCAAACTACCCACTACTCTATTGTAGATTCATTTGGAAATGCCATTGCGGCCACAACAACCATTAATGGAGGTTATGGTTCCAAACTGTTCTCTGATGAACTTGGGTTCTTTCTAAATAATGAAATGGACGATTTTAGTTCCAAACCAGGGGTTCCCAATATGTTCGGACTAGTGGGTGCCGAGGCCAATAGCATCTCTGCAGAAAAGCGGATGCTAAGTAGTATGACGCCTACCATTGTGGAAAAAAATGGGGCATTATGGATGGTGGTTGGGACTCCAGGAGGGTCCACTATAATAACAGCTGTGGCTCAGACGATTCTAAATTGCTATGAGTTTAATATGAGTATGCAGGATGCTGTAAACGCTCCGCGTTTTCACCATCAATGGTTGCCCGATGCCATCATTTTTGAACCGGAAGGATTTGAGCAGAGCTTGCTCACCGCCCTAAAAAACAAGGGATACATAATTAATGAAGAAAACACCCCGGTTATAGGTAAGGTAGATGCCATTAAGATATTGCCAAGCGGTAAACTTGAAGGGGGCGCCGATAAGCGTGGGGACGATACCGCCGTAGGATTTTAGGCAATACCGTAGGTTGTATTCGCCCAATTTGTATATTAGGATCAATGGATGCATTGCGAACCACTAAAAACCGATTATAATTGATCAAAAAAATAGTCAAAATATTACTTGGAGTATTGCTGCTATTATTCACCTTGGGCGCTATTCTCTATGCTATTTACAACGAACCCCTGCCCTCTGGTATCAAAAGCCAAAATGCGGATGCCCTGGCCCAGAAAATGTTGACCGGCCTAAATTATGAGGCCTATTTGGAAACCCGTTTCCTGGAATGGTCATTTGCCAATGGGAAACACCATTATCGTTGGGACAAGGAAGCAGATACCGCCTTGGTCATGTGGAGCGATTATGTAGTGAGCCTTGACTTAAAGGTAGCCGCGAAAGGTAGGGTTGCCAAGGATAAAATACCGCTTGAAGGACTGGAGAAGGAAAAATTAATCAAGAAGGCCACCTCTTTTTTCAACAACGACTCTTTTTGGCTGGTAGCTCCTTTTAAAGTTTTTGATCCCGGTACCGAAAGAAGCATAGTATCCCTAAAAGACGGTACCCAAGCCCTATTGGTAACCTATACCTCTGGTGGCGACACACCAGGCGATTCCTACTTATGGAAATTACAGCCAAACGGTTTCCCCATTAGTTTTAAGATGTGGGTAAGTATTATCCCAATAGGTGGCATTGAAGCCAGTTGGGATGAATGGCAAGTAACGGAAAGTGGCGCATTTCTGCCCAGTAAACACAGTATTGGCCCAATTACTTTGGATATGGGTGATGTGAGGGGTTATCGCTGATACAAATACAATAAACAATGAACAATTAGCAATGAACAATTGTTAGTGATCAGTCATCAGTGAACAGTATTCAGTGAACAGTATTCAGTGAACAGTGAACAGTAATCAGTGGGCAGTTTTCAGTAGTCAGTAATCAGGGATGTTCATTGGCTGCCCGTCACTTCGAGACCCAAGAAATTTTATTTTTCAAGCGGTAATAATGACGTAAATTGGATCATAATCTACCGAATTGCAAAATAATCGTAGTCGGAATAGTGTTATTTACCTGTGTTCGAGCATGATTTTCAAAAATTTGGAAAGCGAATCTGGTACTCAATTTCTATAATTGATGTCCGTATGGTAGTCTTGCAAGCTTGTTTTTTTTGAAGGCAATTTGGTTTTATAATCATATAGCTATGAAAAAGATCAGAACCCATGCCGCAGGTATCGACATTGGGGCAAAAAAAGTGTATGTGAGTATCGAGGACCTGCCTGTAAAAAGCTTCGATACCTTTACCCAGGACCTGGAGGCTCTGGGCGTTTATCTGGTGGCCCATGGCATAGAAACTGTGGCCATGGAGGCTACGGGCGTCTATTGGGTCATTTTGTACGATATACTGGTGTCCCAAGGTCTGGATGTTTGGCTGGTCGATGGAGCGGGCACCAAACAGGTTCCCGGCAGAAAGACCGACGTAAAGGATTGCCAATGGATACAGCAATTACATAGTTATGGGCTGCTGAACAAATGTTTCGTGCCCGATATCCGGGTACAGGAACTGCGCGCCTATCAACGCCTTCGCGAGGACCACATCCGTAGTGGTGCGATGCACATCGGCCATATGCAAAAGGCATTGATACTGATGAATATCCGGCTGAAGGAAGTAATAAGCCAGATCCACGGGACAAGTGGGATGCGGATTGTCCGCGCTATCCTATCAGGCGAAAGGAATGCCGAAAAACTGGCATTGCTATGTGATCAAAGGATACTTAAAACAAAAAAGGAATGGGTGATAAGATCATTAAAGGGGCATTATTCGGAAGCCGCATTGTTCGAACTGGGCCAAGCCGTGGCCTGTTATGATTTCTATGGGGAACAAATTGCCATGTGCGACATAAAGCTGGAAGAGGTGTTGAAGAAGATGGACCTGGACGGTACACCAAAGCCAAGGTCCAAGGGAACAAGAAAAGCAATCCGTCACAATAGACCGGATATAGAGAATATGGGAGGACACTTGTTGGGGATCTTTGAGGGAAAGGATGCTACCGTCCTGCCCGGAATTACGGATTATAACTGGATGCAACTGCTGTCGGAGGTGGGCACCGATCTTGGGAAATGGAAATCGGAAAAACATTTCACCTCTTGGTTGGGACTTGCCCCAAAACAACACAATTCGGGAAAAATGAAACGCAATTACAAACCCAAGGGAGCCCCAAGGGCAGGTCTGATCTTCAAACAGGCAGCAGTAGGCCTGCTCAACAGCAAGCACATTGCATTGGGCGCTTTCGGCAGAAAGATACGGGCCAAAAAGGGAGGATTGGTGGCCATAAAGGCAGTGGCCAGGAAATTGGCCGAACTGTACTGGAAATTGTTTGTAAAGGGACTGGAGTATGTGGAGAACGGTATCCAAAAATACCAAGAGAAAATGCTCTTGAACAAACAAAGGGCGGTAACAAGAATGGCACAAGAACTAGGGTTGGGGATAACTCCATTGAAAATACAAAGTGCTGATTAACAGTTTTCTATGGTAGACGTCAATGGTAGCCTGTCTACCGGCAGGTAGGTGATTTTATGAAGCGCAGCGCAATAAAATTGTATCGAGAAGTAGACGAACAACACCAAAGCAGTTCTCGATACTAAATGCCTATCGGCATTTCACTCGAACTGACGACAGAATCAAGAACATAGAAATTCAAAAGTTTTCGACTCTGGTCGGTCTCTTTATTCTTTACTCTCTTTTCTATAGACCCTGCCTTTTGCCTTTTGGCTATTCCGTCATTGCAAGTTTACTTCTTATAAAACCATTTCCCCCGAAACCAAAAAGTCACCAACAGACCTTTGCAATTCTTATTGGTGACTTTTAGCTTATAAGGCTTTGGGTACCCCCCTACTTAAATTCAGGCCAATATTCCTTAACTTTTTTTCTTAAAAAGGCTACACTACGTTCTAGCTGATCCATTCCGTCCACGCCATCTTCAATACTGATCCAGCCATCAAAACCTACTCTTTTCAATTCCTTGAAAATAGCATCATAATCGTTTAGGCCCTTGCCAATTTCGCCGTGACTCAATCTTTTGGCATAGCCCATGGCACCACCTTCTTCCTTTCTTAAATCCTCTATCGTTCCTTCTTTTAGATAACGGTCACTGGCGTGCATGGTCACCACGCGATCGGACACCCGGTACAAGAGTTCCAAGGGGTCCTCCCCTGCCAAAAAGGTATTGCTAGGGTCGTAATTGACCCCAAAATTAGGATGGTGGATACGGTCTACCAACTTGCAAAAAATATCCATCTGCTGGGCAAATTCGGGATACTCCCAAAAATCGTCCTTATAGTGGTTCTCCAAAATTAAGGTCACCCCCAACTTTTCCGCATGCGGAAGGCACTCTTTTATGCAGTCCGCAGCAAATCCAACACCTTCTTCTATGGTTAGTTCGGGACGACGTTGTCCGGACAGCACCCTGCAATATGAACCCCCCAAAGCATGGGTCATTTCTATCCACCCTATTTGTTTTTTAATTTCCTTTTCCCGAAAAGCCGCATCCGGATGGGTAAAATCCGGGGAACAACAAAGCATGGGTATTGTTTTTCCATGGCGCTCTACCTGCTCCCTAAAAATAGGCCAGTTGGATTTATCGACCATCTCCAAAAATCCGGCGTACCATTCCAAGCCGTCTACCTCTAGTTCAACCGCCAGGTCGATCCATTCGGAAACTTTCATGGTTCCATCCTTACATAGTTCATGCATAAATGCTTTGGGAAATACTGCTAATTGTGGCAAATCTTAATTCTTTTATCGTTATTAATTATTTCTTTTTATGGGAACCTTCCCAGTTTTTGGGGAGGTTACGCCCTATTATAGGAAACTGTTCCAGATCCATTACTTGTGAGCTTACAGGACCACATTCATCGGAAAGCCAATAGAGGCAGGCCGCTGCTATTTCCTCTGGGGTAAAAATGCGTTGGGCAGGAGCAAAAATGTCCGGTATGTCCTTATACCAATCGGCTTTCATTCCCTGTTCATTCTTGTTCAATATTTCCTTTTCCGTGAGTACCCAACCTGGATTGATCTGATTTACGCGTACGCCGTAATCCCGAAACATACTGTCGCCCAGGTTCCTGGTCATGGTCATCAATGCTCCTTTGGACATGCTATAGGCCAATAGATCGGGTTCCCCGCCCCAAGCGTTAATAGAACCTATATTGAGTACACAACCTCGAACAGCTGATAAATGCGGTAAGGCCGCCTGAATGATCATTAAAGGAGCAACGGAATTCACGGCCAACATACGCTTTATAAAAGCTACTTCGGTACTTGTAATATTGGAGGAAGCAATATAGGCGGCATTGTTAACTACACCATTCAATTTTCCAAATTTGGATATGGCCTCTTCTACCAATAATTGCGGGGCACTATCTTCCGTGATATCCATAGTAAGATGACCAATACTATCCGCACCCAATTCCTCCACCAGTGCCAAGCCACGCTCCTCTTCCAAGCCGTTGACCAATACTTTGGCACCTTCCTGCACGCAACGCTTGACTATGGCCTTGCCTATACCGGTATATCCACCTGTTATTAATATGACCTTATCTTTTAATCGCATGGTCTTAACTTGGTTTTAAAACACTTTTCACCACCTTACCGGTATGCATTTGATCGAAAGCCTCATGCCAATCCTTCAATTCCCATACCCCTCCAATAATAGGCTTTACATCCAAAGTGCCTGATGCCAAAAGGGAGAGTACTTTTTCCCAAATGGGCCAGTTATGACTAAAACTACCCTGTAGGGTAACATTTTTTTGTACCAATGGGTCCAAAGAGAAGTTTAATGGCTGTGGGCCCCACCCTACCTTTGTAATATGTCCGTTGGGACGCACCAATTGTAAGGCAATTTTTAGTGTAGCACTTGCCCCTGCGGCATCTATAACACAATCTACCCCTAATCCGTCCTGTTTATTGGCCCATGCGCTGGCATCGCCCACTATTCCTTCACATCCATATTGCTTGGCTATATTCAATCTTTCCCTATCGGCTTCCAAACCAACAACGGCCACCTCAGCGCCACATAAACGGGCAACGGCAGCACAAAGGATACCTATGGTCCCGGGTCCCAATACAATAACCCTGTCCCCTGGTTTTATTTTAGAATTCATAACCACGGCATTGTACGCCACAGAACATGGCTCGGTTAAACAAGCCTGTTCGAAAGGCAAGTTTTCCGGTACCGCATGCAGACATCTGGCAGGTACTTTAACAAATCGGGTCATGGCTCCATTTACCCCGTACCCAAAACCTTTTCTAGTAGGATCCAGGTTGTAAAGGCCCTGTCTTGTAAGCGGACTGTTCAAATCTATTATTGCAGCAGTCTCGCTGACAACCCTATCACCTTCCTTCCAACCACTTACCTTTTTCCCCAATGCCGCAATATGGCCACCAAACTCGTGCCCAAGGACCACTGGATAATTTACAGGCCAACTGTGGTCTGAAGTCCATTGATGAAGATCACTTCCGCACACCCCAACGTTGGCCACTTCCAACAACACATCATCTTCGCCTATTGTCGGCTTTTCTATTTTCCTAATTTCAACACTTCCAGGCTCGGAAGAGAAATTTACTACTCCTATTGAACTCATTCGTCTTATTATTTTATTTTGTAATTGTTGATTAGCGTGTTACTTCCCCGTAGGCATGGATCTTTTCACAGATTAGTCGCAAAGAACTTTCCAAGTCACCATCGGCAGTCTTAAAGGAATCTGCATCTATGGTCAAGGGAGCTCCCAGTACTACCATTGGCGCCCCATATTCAGGACAGCGTATGGCCTGCTCCAAGGTAAGTCCGCCCACAGCCTGTACCGGAACTTTAACGGCATTGACCACCTCGCGCAATTGATCCATTGGGCTTGGCATTTTTAAGCCTTGGGCAGCAATTCCACGGCGTTCGTCATAACCGATATGGTGGATTATATAGTCACAGCCAAGGTCTTCCAACCATTTGGCCCCTTCCACCATATCCGGACAACCTAAATTATCGCCCATTACCTTTACCCCGTAATCTTTGCCCGCCTGTACTACCACTTTTATAGTTTCCGCATGTGCCCTAGCCATTACCACTACATGGGTAGCACCAGCCTTGGCCATCATTTCGGCCTCCAAATACCCACCGTCCATCGTCTTAAGATCTGCTACTATAGGGATTTTGGGAAAGGCCTCCCTTAATTTTCGAACCCCGTGCAATCCTTCTGCTAGAATAAGGGGAGTGCCCGCTTCCAGCCAGTCCACCCCTGCACGTAATGCCATGGCGGCCGTTTCTAAAGCTTCATCTATATTGGTAAGGTCTAGGGAAATTTGTACAATTGGTTTCATAAATGGTCAATAAATATTTAAATTATAAGGTTGTAATCTTTGATTTAACCTAAGCCGCAATCAATCTAAAACATTCGTAAAATATTCATAAAAAGCATTGATTTTTTTGGGCTACAGCGTCAATCCAAAGATAAAGAATCGCAATACATAAAATTTATCAATTATAAATCCAATATTACCCTTTTATGATTTATACACCCCTGTATTGCCACAATCAATAATAAATATAGCCTATGGTTGTCAA is from Arenibacter algicola and encodes:
- a CDS encoding IS110 family RNA-guided transposase; translated protein: MKKIRTHAAGIDIGAKKVYVSIEDLPVKSFDTFTQDLEALGVYLVAHGIETVAMEATGVYWVILYDILVSQGLDVWLVDGAGTKQVPGRKTDVKDCQWIQQLHSYGLLNKCFVPDIRVQELRAYQRLREDHIRSGAMHIGHMQKALILMNIRLKEVISQIHGTSGMRIVRAILSGERNAEKLALLCDQRILKTKKEWVIRSLKGHYSEAALFELGQAVACYDFYGEQIAMCDIKLEEVLKKMDLDGTPKPRSKGTRKAIRHNRPDIENMGGHLLGIFEGKDATVLPGITDYNWMQLLSEVGTDLGKWKSEKHFTSWLGLAPKQHNSGKMKRNYKPKGAPRAGLIFKQAAVGLLNSKHIALGAFGRKIRAKKGGLVAIKAVARKLAELYWKLFVKGLEYVENGIQKYQEKMLLNKQRAVTRMAQELGLGITPLKIQSAD
- a CDS encoding zinc-binding dehydrogenase encodes the protein MSSIGVVNFSSEPGSVEIRKIEKPTIGEDDVLLEVANVGVCGSDLHQWTSDHSWPVNYPVVLGHEFGGHIAALGKKVSGWKEGDRVVSETAAIIDLNSPLTRQGLYNLDPTRKGFGYGVNGAMTRFVKVPARCLHAVPENLPFEQACLTEPCSVAYNAVVMNSKIKPGDRVIVLGPGTIGILCAAVARLCGAEVAVVGLEADRERLNIAKQYGCEGIVGDASAWANKQDGLGVDCVIDAAGASATLKIALQLVRPNGHITKVGWGPQPLNFSLDPLVQKNVTLQGSFSHNWPIWEKVLSLLASGTLDVKPIIGGVWELKDWHEAFDQMHTGKVVKSVLKPS
- the ggt gene encoding gamma-glutamyltransferase, whose amino-acid sequence is MIRITGFLLGILLFINCRNVPDPIPTGLVTEKAMVVSARAEASKIGSDILQKGGNAFDAMIATELALAVSYPYAGNIGGGGFMVFRKANGETGGLDYREKAPLAAHADMYLDSLGNVIPGISTLGATAVGVPGTVAGVIAVHEKFGSLSLKEIMAPVIELAKKGVVVTENQAKRLENYRDIFMEVNSDTTFFATVYKTGDTIKYPALANTLQKISDQGKDGFYKGEVAEKLASFIQAKGGYLTIEDLEKYEAKWRSPITFNYKDLKIISMSPPSSGGFTINQIFKMMELYDLSSYGHNSVKSIQLFTEAARRAYADRNYFLGDPDFVEIPLMELLSDQYLQERMQNFSFDKATKSSEVSHGEVQIVESDQTTHYSIVDSFGNAIAATTTINGGYGSKLFSDELGFFLNNEMDDFSSKPGVPNMFGLVGAEANSISAEKRMLSSMTPTIVEKNGALWMVVGTPGGSTIITAVAQTILNCYEFNMSMQDAVNAPRFHHQWLPDAIIFEPEGFEQSLLTALKNKGYIINEENTPVIGKVDAIKILPSGKLEGGADKRGDDTAVGF
- the glmM gene encoding phosphoglucosamine mutase — translated: MTLIKSISGIRGTIGGRPGDNLTPIDAVKFAAAYGVWLKEYSKKEKLTVVIGRDARLSGEMIQNLVVSTLVGLGIDVIDLDLSTTPTVEIAVPLEKADGGIILTASHNPKQWNALKLLNEKGEFLDAAQGAKILDIAEKEAFNFSEVDDLGTVNRNDSYIDIHIDEVLDLSLVDADVIRAAKFKVVVDGVNSTGGIAIPKLLKELGVEVVELYCDPTGHFPHNPEPLKEHLGDICELVVKEKADFGIVVDPDVDRLAFITNEGEMFGEEYTLVACADYVLGKTKGNTVSNLSSSRALRDISEKHGGTYEAAAVGEVNVVTKMKANKAIIGGEGNGGIIYPESHYGRDSLVGTALFLMLMAERGGTVSDLRASYPSYFMSKKKIELTPGLDVDGILVAMAEKYKNEEISTIDGVKIDFPENWVHLRKSNTEPIIRIYTEAKSQTEADGLADRIIGEIKTVAGI
- a CDS encoding orotidine 5'-phosphate decarboxylase / HUMPS family protein; the protein is MKPIVQISLDLTNIDEALETAAMALRAGVDWLEAGTPLILAEGLHGVRKLREAFPKIPIVADLKTMDGGYLEAEMMAKAGATHVVVMARAHAETIKVVVQAGKDYGVKVMGDNLGCPDMVEGAKWLEDLGCDYIIHHIGYDERRGIAAQGLKMPSPMDQLREVVNAVKVPVQAVGGLTLEQAIRCPEYGAPMVVLGAPLTIDADSFKTADGDLESSLRLICEKIHAYGEVTR
- a CDS encoding acyl carrier protein phosphodiesterase — protein: MNFLAHLYLSFEDDQITIGNFIADSIRGNKYKHLPEKIQKGIVLHRAIDTYTDKHPIVRQSTKRLHENYSHYSGVIVDIFYDHFLAKNWSEYADTPLPHFVDNFYDLLENHYDILPIGVKRMMPYMIADNWILNYAKMEGISRVLNGMNRRTQNKSKMNFAILDLEEHYADFEKEFTYFFDELIIFSKQKYLNLR
- a CDS encoding DUF5602 domain-containing protein, which encodes MKFKHLNYIGIGLIFLLMLLSCSPESTIDDTLEPVNSKALLKSNTFYGPQISLGKGHVRSWIMIAKDGTPEELGVEMSKNLLNQLPEGDDPVQLVLPLHKKAKENTPFDHVFFDWNPHGHEPDGVFTVPHFDVHFYLTSVAAREAIPTYPEAKPQFDNYPPPGYLPVDYITPPDGGTAVPMMGTHWIPLSFAPPFTNILLYGTYDGEVTFVEPMNTLAYINSGVPFSEAYSQPTKFAKTGYYPTVYNVYQNSKNQRQIISLSEFVHRQAE
- a CDS encoding SDR family NAD(P)-dependent oxidoreductase; its protein translation is MRLKDKVILITGGYTGIGKAIVKRCVQEGAKVLVNGLEEERGLALVEELGADSIGHLTMDITEDSAPQLLVEEAISKFGKLNGVVNNAAYIASSNITSTEVAFIKRMLAVNSVAPLMIIQAALPHLSAVRGCVLNIGSINAWGGEPDLLAYSMSKGALMTMTRNLGDSMFRDYGVRVNQINPGWVLTEKEILNKNEQGMKADWYKDIPDIFAPAQRIFTPEEIAAACLYWLSDECGPVSSQVMDLEQFPIIGRNLPKNWEGSHKKK
- a CDS encoding sugar phosphate isomerase/epimerase family protein, with product MPQLAVFPKAFMHELCKDGTMKVSEWIDLAVELEVDGLEWYAGFLEMVDKSNWPIFREQVERHGKTIPMLCCSPDFTHPDAAFREKEIKKQIGWIEMTHALGGSYCRVLSGQRRPELTIEEGVGFAADCIKECLPHAEKLGVTLILENHYKDDFWEYPEFAQQMDIFCKLVDRIHHPNFGVNYDPSNTFLAGEDPLELLYRVSDRVVTMHASDRYLKEGTIEDLRKEEGGAMGYAKRLSHGEIGKGLNDYDAIFKELKRVGFDGWISIEDGVDGMDQLERSVAFLRKKVKEYWPEFK